One Sporomusaceae bacterium FL31 DNA window includes the following coding sequences:
- a CDS encoding ferredoxin, with product MAHYDYVEKAVTVSRREFLGMVGVAGAILWTGAYAATDLVQDRNKYIKMRAQGIYKDDVKAKVRQSHHNPGLQDMYKQFAGQPLSPLAEELFHTRYIDRTKLG from the coding sequence ATGGCTCACTATGATTATGTGGAAAAAGCGGTCACTGTGTCGCGGCGTGAATTCCTGGGGATGGTTGGGGTAGCTGGTGCCATTCTTTGGACTGGTGCCTATGCGGCTACTGATTTGGTGCAAGACCGCAATAAATATATTAAAATGCGTGCTCAGGGGATCTATAAGGATGATGTAAAAGCGAAGGTGCGGCAAAGTCATCATAATCCGGGATTGCAGGATATGTATAAGCAATTTGCCGGCCAGCCTCTCAGCCCGCTTGCGGAAGAGTTGTTTCATACCCGCTATATTGACCGGACAAAATTAGGTTAA
- the hydA_1 gene encoding iron hydrogenase codes for MKGFQTNERTSIIEINRKKCKGCDSCKSFCPSAAIQGKYGAIHSINSEQCIFCGQCLINCPFGSISDTVDTVDTVIHQLGNQELTVVATIAPSVRVAIGEEFGLEPGTLATGKLYGALKQAGFKIFDANFAADHTIMEEGSELIAKIRHYLLGEPAEHELGLLPQFTSCCPGWVRYVELYAPQILPNLSSAKSPLMMAGALAKTYGATQIWQVKPENMVVVGIMPCTSKKFEVSRPEFSSAAHYWQQRGSAAHYPDVDTVLTTRDLARLFEKMNIDFNRVEASTDADNPLAQYSGAGTIFGNTGGVMEAALRTAYYVITGQELPLLEYKPVRGLQGLKEADITLKDAKTGQVITLKVAVVHGIKDNLKPVLDQVIAGRSPYHFIEVMNCPGGCVNGGGQPINPMGTSWTGNWKALLPWT; via the coding sequence ATGAAGGGATTTCAGACCAATGAACGAACTAGCATCATTGAAATTAATCGTAAGAAATGTAAAGGCTGTGATTCATGTAAGTCCTTCTGCCCGTCAGCTGCCATTCAAGGTAAGTATGGAGCGATTCATTCGATCAATTCGGAGCAATGTATATTTTGCGGTCAGTGTTTGATTAACTGTCCGTTTGGTTCAATCAGTGATACGGTGGATACGGTTGATACAGTTATTCATCAGCTTGGCAATCAAGAGCTGACCGTTGTGGCAACCATTGCTCCCTCAGTCCGGGTGGCAATTGGTGAAGAATTTGGTTTGGAGCCGGGAACTTTAGCGACCGGGAAACTGTATGGTGCGCTCAAGCAAGCCGGTTTTAAAATCTTTGATGCAAATTTCGCTGCTGATCATACCATCATGGAAGAAGGCAGTGAGCTTATTGCTAAAATTCGTCATTATCTTCTCGGAGAGCCTGCCGAACATGAGCTGGGGTTATTGCCGCAGTTTACTTCCTGCTGTCCAGGGTGGGTTCGGTATGTGGAACTTTATGCGCCGCAAATTCTGCCCAATCTGTCTTCTGCTAAATCGCCGCTTATGATGGCTGGGGCTTTAGCTAAGACTTATGGTGCAACGCAAATTTGGCAGGTTAAACCGGAGAATATGGTGGTTGTGGGCATTATGCCCTGTACAAGTAAAAAATTTGAAGTGTCACGGCCTGAGTTCAGCAGTGCGGCTCATTACTGGCAGCAGCGCGGCAGTGCAGCGCACTATCCGGATGTGGATACCGTATTGACAACCAGGGATCTTGCCCGGTTATTTGAAAAAATGAATATTGATTTTAATCGTGTGGAAGCCTCTACTGATGCCGATAACCCATTGGCTCAATATAGCGGTGCTGGCACGATATTTGGCAATACCGGCGGAGTTATGGAAGCAGCCTTAAGAACAGCCTATTATGTGATTACCGGACAGGAACTTCCACTGTTGGAATACAAACCGGTAAGAGGGCTGCAGGGGCTTAAAGAAGCTGATATTACGCTCAAGGATGCAAAGACCGGCCAGGTCATCACACTAAAAGTTGCTGTGGTACACGGCATCAAAGACAATCTGAAGCCAGTGCTTGACCAAGTGATTGCCGGGCGTTCACCCTATCATTTTATTGAGGTGATGAACTGTCCGGGCGGCTGTGTGAATGGTGGCGGGCAGCCTATCAATCCGATGGGAACTTCCTGGACAGGAAATTGGAAAGCATTATTACCTTGGACGTAG